In one Nicotiana sylvestris chromosome 8, ASM39365v2, whole genome shotgun sequence genomic region, the following are encoded:
- the LOC104215300 gene encoding uncharacterized protein yields the protein MFSEPTLCRAASGVYNFACSSNNLQKDQGMKAGRTVQTILHLAGFRNVKSKVVGSRNPHNTVKALFKALNAVNQMFCWPGAVLDNYNRFLQLIENL from the exons ATGTTTTCAGAACCTACATTATGTCGAGCGGCATCAGGAGTATACAATTTCGCATGTAGTTCAAACAACCTACAAAAAGACCAAG GAATGAAAGCAGGTAGAACCGTCCAAACAATTTTGCATTTAGCCGGGTTCAGGAATGTAAAATCAAAG GTTGTTGGTTCAAGGAATCCACATAATACAGTTAAAGCTCTTTTCAAAGCTCTAAATGCGGTAAATCAAATGTTCTGCTGGCCAGGAGCGGTTCTGGACAATTACAACAG GTTTCTGCAGTTAATTGAGAACCTTTGA
- the LOC138876302 gene encoding uncharacterized protein: MRLQGNISGADLDDLKEFSDWILAIGDGNIGCSIDGIKKVEIPDDLLIHNCDDPVSGIVESTYSDFLRHFTDIKYLQERAILAPTLQMVESVNEYMVSLNNSQDKSYLSSDTICKSDHAFTSLEHVHTPEFLNSIKCSGIPNHYITLKVGVPVMLLRNIDQSSGLCNGTRLIITRLGNRVIEAKVLSGNMAGDKFLYQE, from the coding sequence ATGAGATTGCAAGGAAATATATCTGGTGCTGATTTGGATGATTTAAAAGAGTTTTCTGATTGGATTTTGGCAATAGGTGATGGAAATATTGGATGTTCCATTGATGGCATTAAGAAAGTAGAAATACCTGATGATCTTCTCATACATAATTGTGATGATCCAGTATCTGGAATTGTAGAAAGTACATATTCTGATTTCTTGAGACATTTCACGGATATAAAATACCTTCAAGAAAGAGCAATTCTTGCGCCAACTCTTCAGATGGTAGAATCGGTGAATGAATACATGGTTTCTCTCAACAACAGTCAAGATAAGTCATATTTAAGTTCGGATACAATTTGCAAGTCTGATCATGCATTTACATCTTTGGAACATGTACATACACCTGAATTCCTAAATAGTATTAAATGTTCAGGTATTCCAAATCACTATATCACTTTGAAGGTAGGTGTTCCTGTGATGTTGTTAAGAAATATAGATCAATCGTCAGGATTGTGCAATGGTACAAGATTGATCATCACAAGACTTGGAAATCGGGTAATTGAAGCCAAAGTATTATCAGGAAACATGGCTGGAGATAAGTTTTTATACCAAGAATGA
- the LOC104219746 gene encoding enoyl-CoA delta isomerase 1, peroxisomal, with translation MCTLEKRGNIFLLTLTGADEHRLHPNLIDSLAAALRRLRSEPASSSTALITTAQGKFFSNGYDLKWALVDKARPLLMSKKLRALVYDLITLPMPTIAAVTGHASAAGLIFALSHDYVLMRKDRGFLYMSELDIGYKIPIWFSALFKCKVGSPAVWREVVLKSAKMTAEMGVEMGIVDSAHTGAEETVEAAVRLGEELVSRNWDGKVYADCRKTLYVELLNSLGSDETVGDYGEEEKPNKTLSRL, from the coding sequence ATGTGTACATTAGAGAAGAGAGGCAACATCTTCCTCTTAACCTTAACTGGTGCTGATGAGCACCGTTTACACCCCAACCTTATTGACTCCCTCGCCGCCGCTCTCCGCCGTCTCCGATCTGAACCAGCTTCTTCCTCTACCGCTCTGATCACCACAGCGCAAGGTAAATTCTTCTCCAATGGTTATGATCTTAAGTGGGCCTTAGTTGACAAAGCTCGCCCACTACTCATGTCTAAGAAACTTCGCGCACTTGTCTATGACTTAATCACCTTGCCTATGCCCACAATTGCTGCTGTCACTGGACACGCATCTGCTGCCGGTTTAATCTTCGCCCTTTCTCATGATTACGTTCTTATGCGTAAGGATCGAGGGTTTCTTTATATGAGTGAGCTTGATATTGGATATAAGATTCCGATTTGGTTTTCGGCTTTGTTTAAGTGTAAAGTTGGGTCGCCGGCGGTTTGGCGTGAGGTGGTGTTGAAATCGGCTAAGATGACGGCTGAGATGGGAGTTGAAATGGGGATTGTTGATTCGGCTCACACTGGAGCAGAGGAGACTGTGGAGGCAGCTGTGAGGTTAGGGGAAGAGTTGGTGAGCAGAAATTGGGATGGGAAAGTGTATGCTGATTGTAGGAAAACTTTGTATGTCGAGTTACTAAATTCTCTTGGTTCCGATGAGACTGTGGGAGATTACGGCGAGGAGGAGAAGCCAAACAAGACTCTGTCAAGGCTGTGA
- the LOC104219747 gene encoding nudix hydrolase 14, chloroplastic, with protein sequence MRVAVPRYGLPFLEPLNKFPFSFSSSTLSPNKTCTQTTFSAKMSTTPPSQLSHIINLPAQLDQPVTILAAPGVSDTQFRNAIESSLFKQWLKNIQTEAGMLANGAMSLRQVLIQGVDMFGKRLGFLKFKADIIDKETGQKVPGIVFARGPAVAVLILLDSEGETYAVLTEQVRVPVGRLILELPAGMLDDDQGDFAGTAVREVEEETGIHLNVHDMVDLTAFLDTSTGGRVFPSPGGCDEEISLFLYRGNVSKEKIQQLQGKETGLRDHGELIKVHVVPYDKLWRATADAKALTAIALYEMAKRDGLLPCSTTS encoded by the exons ATGAGAGTGGCAGTGCCACGTTATGGACTTCCATTCTTGGAACCTCTCAACAAATTCCCATTCTCCTTCTCCTCTTCAACCCTTTCTCCTAATAAAACTTGTACTCAAACAACCTTCTCTGCTAAAATGTCaacaaccccaccttctcaactCAGCCACATCATCAATCTTCCAGCCCAACTCGATCAACCCGTTACCATTCTCGCTGCTCCCGGCGTCTCCGATACGCAGTTCAG GAATGCTATTGAATCCTCATTGTTCAAGCAGTGGTTAAAGAACATACAAACTGAAGCAGGAATGCTGGCTAATGGAGCTATGTCTCTAAGACAAGTTCTTATTCAG GGTGTAGATATGTTTGGAAAGCGTTTGGGGTTTCTAAAGTTCAAAGCAGATATTATTGATAAGGAGACGGGTCAAAAG GTTCCTGGTATTGTCTTTGCACGGGGTCCAGCTGTTGCAGTGCTAATCCTTTTGGATTCTGAGGGTGAGACGTATGCTGTGCTTACAGAACAG GTTAGGGTCCCTGTTGGGAGGCTAATTTTGGAATTGCCAGCAGGAATGTTGGATGATGACCAAGGTGACTTTGCTGGAACAGCAGTTCGAGAG GTTGAGGAAGAAACTGGAATCCACCTGAATGTTCATGATATGGTCGACCTCACAGCGTTTCTCGACACATCGACTGGGGGCAGAGTTTTTCCTTCTCCT GGTGGCTGTGATGAGGAGATCAGTTTGTTTCTATACAGAGGAAATGTCAGCAAAGAGAAAATCCAACAACTGCAAGGGAAAGAAACTGGACTACGTGACCATGGGGAGCTGATTAAGGTGCATGTGGTTCCATATGATAAACTATGGCGTGCCACAGCTGATGCAAAAGCTCTGACCGCAATTGCCCTctatgagatggccaaaagagatgggCTGCTGCCTTGCTCGACGACAAGTTAA
- the LOC104219749 gene encoding copper chaperone for superoxide dismutase, chloroplastic/cytosolic isoform X2 — translation MVDMSCQGCVKAVKSKLQTVEGVKNVDVDLDNQVVRVLGSSPVKILTEALEQTGRKARLIGQGVPDDFLISAAVAEFKGPDIFGVVRLAQVNMELTRIEANFSGLSPGKHAWSINEFGDLTRGAASTGKLYSPPLGDLGTLEVDVKGEAFYSGAKEKLRVADLIGRAIAVYSTEDKSDPGLKAAVIARSAGVGENYKKLCTCDGTTIWEATNKL, via the exons ATGGTGGACATGTCGTGTCAAGGCTGTGTTAAGGCAGTCAAGAGCAAACTGCAAACTGTTGAAG GTGTTAAGAATGTGGATGTGGACCTCGATAATCAAGTAGTGAGAGTTCTTGGATCTTCACCTGTAAAGATTTTGACAGAAGCCTTGGAGCAAACAGGTCGGAAAGCCCGACTGATTGGACAAGGAGTTCCGGATG ATTTCCTTATATCTGCTGCTGTTGCGGAATTCAAAGGGCCAGACATTTTTGGTGTTGTTCGCTTGGCTCAAGTCAATATGGAATTAACTAGGATTGAAGCAAACTTCAGTGGACTGTCACCTGGAAAGCATGCTTGGTCAATTAATGAATTTGGTGATTTGACGAGGGGGGCAGCTAGTACTGGGAAATTGTATAGCCCA CCACTCGGTGACCTGGGAACACTGGAAGTTGATGTGAAAGGCGAGGCATTTTATTCTGGTGCTAAAGAGAAGCTGAGAGTTGCTGACCTGATTGGGCGAGCTATAGCAGTATATTCAACTGAAGATAAATCAGATCCTGGCCTTAAAGCAGCAGTGATAGCTAGAAGTGCAGGAGTTGGTGAGAACTACAAGAAACTCTGCACTTGTGATGGTACAACTATTTGGGAAGCAACTAACAAACTTTGA